The Fictibacillus arsenicus genome contains a region encoding:
- the hisH gene encoding imidazole glycerol phosphate synthase subunit HisH encodes MIGIIDYGMGNLHSVCSALKRIEQPYILSGNPEELHETDGLLLPGVGSFKDAMNELEETGLIDFIKKETENGKPLMGICLGMQLLFEESTENGLTKGLGLLPGKVDRFSGVTAEGKSYKVPHMGWNNLHFLQKEQPLLKGLDEGYVYFVHSFVVQTDDRNVLAAAAHYEDVEVPAVVGRDHIMGTQFHPEKSSETGMGMLKNFCHFVEEGKQR; translated from the coding sequence ATGATCGGAATTATTGATTATGGAATGGGCAATCTTCACTCTGTCTGTTCCGCATTAAAAAGAATCGAACAGCCGTACATTCTTTCTGGCAATCCTGAGGAACTTCATGAAACAGATGGCTTGCTTCTTCCAGGGGTTGGATCTTTTAAAGATGCGATGAATGAGCTTGAGGAAACAGGACTTATCGATTTTATAAAAAAAGAAACAGAAAACGGAAAACCGCTTATGGGAATCTGTTTAGGCATGCAGCTTCTGTTTGAAGAAAGCACAGAGAACGGGTTAACGAAAGGACTCGGACTTTTGCCGGGAAAAGTCGATCGTTTTAGCGGTGTTACAGCTGAAGGCAAATCCTATAAAGTACCTCATATGGGATGGAACAACCTTCACTTTTTACAAAAAGAACAGCCTCTGTTAAAAGGGCTGGATGAAGGGTATGTCTATTTTGTGCATTCATTCGTCGTTCAAACAGATGACAGAAACGTCTTAGCTGCGGCAGCCCATTATGAAGATGTGGAAGTGCCAGCAGTTGTTGGACGCGATCATATTATGGGTACGCAGTTTCACCCTGAAAAAAGTTCAGAGACAGGCATGGGGATGCTGAAAAACTTTTGCCATTTCGTTGAGGAGGGAAAACAAAGATGA
- the hisB gene encoding imidazoleglycerol-phosphate dehydratase HisB produces MENRRQHTIERNTKETQISLSLDIDGEGQADIQTPVPFLNHMLDAIARHGHFDLTVNAAGDVEIDDHHTTEDIGICLGQAIQGALGDKRGIKRYGNAFVPMDETLAQVIIDLSNRPHLEFRAEFPSQKVGSFDTELVHEFFWKLALEARMNLHVIVHYGTNTHHMIEAVFKAFTKALDEATQIDPRVKGVPSTKGML; encoded by the coding sequence ATGGAAAATAGACGTCAGCATACGATCGAACGAAATACGAAAGAAACACAAATTAGCTTATCCCTCGATATTGATGGAGAAGGGCAAGCTGACATTCAGACGCCTGTACCATTTTTAAACCACATGCTTGATGCGATTGCGCGTCATGGCCACTTCGATCTGACGGTGAACGCAGCTGGTGATGTAGAGATTGATGACCATCATACGACAGAAGACATTGGAATTTGTCTTGGACAAGCGATTCAAGGTGCATTAGGTGATAAAAGAGGGATCAAGCGTTACGGAAACGCCTTTGTCCCGATGGATGAAACATTGGCTCAAGTGATAATCGATCTTTCAAACCGTCCACATTTAGAATTTCGTGCAGAATTTCCAAGCCAGAAGGTAGGTTCGTTTGATACAGAACTCGTACATGAATTCTTCTGGAAATTAGCTTTAGAAGCAAGGATGAACCTGCACGTAATTGTTCATTATGGAACAAATACACATCATATGATCGAAGCGGTTTTTAAAGCTTTTACAAAAGCGCTGGACGAAGCTACACAGATCGATCCGCGTGTTAAAGGAGTGCCTTCAACGAAAGGAATGTTATAG